Proteins encoded within one genomic window of Sphingomonas sp. NBWT7:
- a CDS encoding DUF465 domain-containing protein, translating to MDDSQIIARLAALRLEHRDLDSAIAALAGEAAGDQMQLARLKKRKLRLRDEIAALEDHLIPDIIA from the coding sequence GTGGACGACAGTCAGATCATCGCGCGGCTCGCTGCGCTGCGACTAGAGCATCGCGATCTCGATTCGGCGATCGCCGCGCTGGCCGGCGAGGCGGCGGGCGACCAGATGCAGCTTGCCCGGCTGAAGAAGCGCAAGCTGCGGCTGCGCGACGAGATCGCTGCGCTAGAGGATCATTTGATCCCGGACATCATCGCGTGA
- a CDS encoding A24 family peptidase yields MSDLFWPVVLGFLGAIVGSFLATVAVRWPKGRSALRGRSLCDACGQSVAPQHLIPLVSGVLLRGRAACCGAQISRLHWQIELGCAVVGALASLVVPGPAGLAVAGIGWLLALVVALDATELWIPDVLTGAIAISGVLSATILPPTLGERLVGGAAGFGALWAIGFAYRRLRGQEGLGGADPKLFGGIGLWLGWRTLPPVLLFAALIGLGIVAWRAATGRAVTRDDAVPFGAYLALAAYPALLLMIGLVA; encoded by the coding sequence GTGTCTGACCTCTTCTGGCCCGTCGTTTTAGGTTTCCTGGGTGCGATCGTCGGCAGTTTCCTCGCCACGGTCGCGGTGCGCTGGCCAAAGGGCCGCTCCGCGCTCCGCGGTCGATCGCTGTGCGATGCGTGCGGCCAGTCGGTTGCACCGCAGCATCTGATACCATTGGTCAGCGGCGTGCTGCTGCGCGGCAGGGCAGCGTGCTGCGGCGCGCAAATCTCGCGCCTGCATTGGCAGATCGAGCTCGGGTGCGCGGTGGTCGGTGCGCTCGCCAGCTTGGTGGTGCCCGGTCCGGCAGGGTTGGCGGTGGCTGGGATTGGCTGGTTGTTGGCGCTCGTCGTCGCACTCGATGCGACCGAGCTGTGGATACCCGACGTGCTGACCGGCGCGATCGCGATCAGTGGCGTTCTTTCCGCGACGATCCTGCCGCCGACGTTGGGTGAGCGATTGGTGGGCGGCGCGGCGGGCTTCGGTGCGCTGTGGGCGATCGGCTTCGCCTATCGGCGGCTGCGCGGGCAGGAAGGATTGGGCGGCGCAGACCCTAAATTGTTCGGCGGCATAGGCTTGTGGCTCGGCTGGCGGACGCTGCCGCCGGTGCTGCTCTTCGCGGCGCTGATCGGGCTCGGGATCGTCGCGTGGCGCGCAGCGACGGGGCGGGCGGTGACGCGGGACGACGCGGTGCCGTTCGGCGCGTACCTCGCGCTGGCGGCTTACCCGGCGCTACTGCTGATGATAGGGTTGGTGGCATGA
- a CDS encoding acetyl-CoA C-acyltransferase, whose product MATDPVVILSYARTPMGGMQGALADVSATDLGATAVKAAVERAGVDGGDIERIYMGCVLPAGLGQAPARQAAIKAGLPKSVQATTVNKVCGSGMQTVIMGAEALAAGSVDVVVAGGMESMTNAPYILKKHRSGARIGHDTAYDHMFLDGLEDAYEAGRAMGTFAQDTANDYQLTRQAQDDYSIESLRRAQSAIASGAFAGEIVPVTVATRKGDVVVDTDEQPGRGMPDKIPTLKPAFAKDGTITAATSSSISDGAAALVLTRASVAEAKGQTPVARIVAHAAHAQEPAAFTTAPVGAIEKLLKKAGWTIDEVDLFEINEAFACVAMFAMRDLGIPHDKINVHGGATALGHPIGASGARIITTLVAALKTHGKKRGVASLCIGGGEATAVAIELV is encoded by the coding sequence ATGGCCACCGATCCCGTCGTGATCCTATCGTACGCGCGCACCCCGATGGGCGGCATGCAGGGCGCACTCGCCGACGTCTCCGCCACCGATCTGGGCGCGACGGCGGTCAAGGCGGCGGTCGAGCGGGCGGGCGTCGACGGCGGCGATATCGAGCGGATCTACATGGGCTGCGTGCTGCCCGCCGGGCTCGGTCAGGCGCCGGCGCGTCAGGCGGCGATCAAGGCCGGACTGCCCAAATCGGTACAGGCGACGACGGTCAACAAGGTGTGCGGCTCGGGCATGCAAACCGTCATCATGGGCGCCGAGGCGCTCGCCGCCGGGTCCGTCGACGTCGTTGTCGCCGGGGGCATGGAAAGCATGACCAACGCGCCGTACATTCTCAAGAAGCACCGCTCGGGCGCGCGGATCGGCCACGATACCGCCTACGACCACATGTTCCTCGACGGGCTCGAGGACGCGTACGAGGCCGGCCGCGCGATGGGCACCTTCGCGCAGGATACCGCCAACGACTATCAGCTGACGCGGCAGGCGCAGGACGATTACTCGATCGAATCGCTGCGTCGTGCGCAGTCCGCGATCGCGTCGGGCGCGTTCGCGGGAGAGATCGTCCCAGTTACCGTCGCAACGCGCAAGGGCGACGTGGTGGTCGACACCGACGAGCAGCCCGGCCGCGGCATGCCCGACAAGATCCCGACGCTGAAGCCGGCGTTCGCCAAGGACGGCACCATCACCGCTGCGACCAGCTCGTCGATCTCCGACGGCGCCGCCGCGCTGGTACTGACGCGTGCCAGCGTCGCTGAAGCGAAGGGGCAGACGCCCGTCGCGCGGATCGTCGCACACGCCGCGCACGCGCAGGAGCCCGCCGCCTTCACCACCGCCCCGGTCGGCGCGATCGAGAAGCTGCTGAAAAAGGCCGGCTGGACGATCGACGAGGTCGACCTGTTCGAGATCAACGAGGCGTTCGCGTGCGTCGCGATGTTCGCGATGCGCGATCTCGGCATCCCGCACGACAAGATCAACGTCCACGGCGGCGCGACCGCGCTCGGGCACCCGATCGGCGCGTCGGGCGCGCGGATCATCACCACGCTCGTCGCCGCGCTGAAGACGCACGGCAAGAAGCGCGGCGTCGCCAGCTTGTGCATTGGCGGCGGCGAGGCGACGGCGGTCGCGATCGAGTTGGTCTGA
- a CDS encoding coniferyl aldehyde dehydrogenase yields the protein MMDMLAAQRESFMAALPEPLSVRKDRLKRAAAMIRDHADRFCDALSEDFGHRSREQSMVTDIAGSIGPIEHALKNLDRWSRTEKRTVQFPLGLLGAKAWVEYQPKGVIGVIAPWNFPVNLVMSPLAGVFAAGNRAMVKTSEYTPVTAALFEEIVGRYFDPAELVFVSGGPEVGQAFAALPFDHLLFTGATGIGRHILHAAADNLTPVTLELGGKSPVIVGKGADVKQTSERVAIGKMLNAGQICLAPDYVLVPSDQEEAVVDGLKAAASAMYPTLLANPDYTSVVNDRHFQRLNDWIEDARAKGARVEVVNPANEDFGSTNSRKMPLHIVRDVTDDMTLMQEEIFGPVLPVRRYDGIDGAIAEVNRRDRPLGLYYFGSDEGERRRVLDRTISGGVTLDDVVFHVSMEDLPFGGVGPSGMGAYHGYDGFRTFSHAKAVYKQARIDVAKLAGLKPPYGAATRKAVARQIG from the coding sequence ATGATGGATATGTTGGCGGCGCAGCGCGAGAGCTTCATGGCGGCGCTCCCGGAGCCATTGTCGGTGCGCAAGGATCGGCTGAAACGCGCCGCCGCGATGATCCGCGACCATGCCGACCGCTTCTGCGACGCGCTGAGCGAGGATTTCGGCCATCGCAGCCGTGAGCAGTCGATGGTGACCGATATCGCCGGGTCGATCGGCCCGATCGAGCACGCGCTGAAGAACCTCGATCGATGGTCGCGGACGGAGAAAAGAACGGTGCAGTTCCCGCTCGGGCTGCTCGGCGCAAAGGCGTGGGTCGAGTATCAGCCCAAGGGCGTGATCGGCGTGATCGCGCCGTGGAACTTCCCGGTCAACCTCGTCATGTCACCGCTAGCGGGCGTGTTCGCGGCCGGCAACCGCGCGATGGTGAAGACCAGCGAGTACACGCCGGTGACGGCGGCGCTGTTCGAGGAGATCGTCGGGCGCTATTTCGATCCCGCCGAACTCGTCTTCGTCTCGGGCGGGCCGGAGGTTGGGCAGGCGTTCGCCGCGCTGCCGTTCGACCATCTTCTGTTCACCGGCGCGACCGGGATCGGGCGCCACATCCTGCACGCGGCCGCGGACAATCTGACGCCGGTGACGCTCGAACTCGGCGGCAAATCGCCGGTGATCGTCGGCAAGGGCGCCGACGTGAAGCAGACCAGCGAACGCGTCGCGATCGGCAAGATGCTCAACGCCGGGCAGATCTGCCTTGCGCCTGACTATGTCCTCGTGCCGTCGGATCAGGAAGAGGCGGTGGTCGACGGACTGAAGGCGGCCGCGAGCGCGATGTATCCGACGCTGCTCGCCAACCCCGACTATACCAGCGTCGTCAACGACCGGCATTTCCAGCGGCTGAACGACTGGATCGAAGATGCGCGGGCGAAGGGTGCGCGGGTCGAAGTGGTTAATCCCGCGAACGAGGATTTCGGCAGCACCAACAGCCGCAAGATGCCGCTGCACATCGTGCGCGACGTGACCGATGACATGACGCTGATGCAGGAGGAGATCTTCGGCCCGGTGCTGCCGGTGCGGCGCTACGACGGGATCGACGGCGCGATCGCAGAGGTCAACCGGCGCGATCGGCCGCTGGGCCTGTATTATTTCGGCAGCGACGAAGGCGAGCGGCGCCGCGTGCTCGACCGGACGATATCGGGCGGGGTGACGCTCGACGACGTCGTGTTCCACGTATCGATGGAAGATCTGCCGTTCGGCGGGGTCGGGCCGTCGGGCATGGGCGCCTATCACGGCTACGACGGCTTTCGCACGTTCAGCCACGCCAAGGCGGTGTACAAGCAGGCGCGGATCGACGTCGCCAAGCTCGCGGGGTTAAAGCCGCCGTACGGCGCCGCGACGCGCAAGGCGGTGGCGCGGCAGATCGGCTGA
- a CDS encoding DUF1465 family protein, producing the protein MPVRPLADSPVHRRLIDALYVEAMVLADDARGYFDEGGRVEREALAPMARVTFSCESLKVTTRLMHVIAWLLTQRAVLAGELRPRDALDPSRRLGEQPVSEATSVRELPEQARMMVAASIDLHRRVARLDAAQVVGTPEESPARQMMQRLAMAF; encoded by the coding sequence ATGCCCGTGCGCCCGCTCGCAGACTCGCCGGTTCACCGCCGCCTGATCGACGCCTTATATGTCGAGGCGATGGTGCTCGCGGACGATGCGCGCGGCTATTTTGATGAGGGCGGGCGCGTCGAGCGCGAGGCGCTGGCGCCGATGGCGCGGGTGACGTTCAGCTGCGAATCGCTCAAGGTCACCACGCGGCTGATGCACGTCATCGCCTGGCTGCTGACGCAGCGCGCGGTGCTCGCGGGCGAGCTTAGGCCGCGCGATGCGCTCGATCCGTCGCGGCGGCTGGGCGAGCAGCCGGTGTCGGAGGCGACGTCGGTGCGCGAGCTGCCCGAGCAGGCGCGCATGATGGTCGCCGCGAGCATCGACCTCCACCGCCGCGTCGCCCGGCTCGACGCGGCGCAGGTGGTCGGCACGCCGGAGGAAAGCCCGGCGCGGCAGATGATGCAGCGGCTCGCGATGGCGTTCTGA
- the ppk2 gene encoding polyphosphate kinase 2, with translation MSKDHAEEDHDLQVALVRYQQWAAESGERAVVVLEGRDTAGKDGTIRTLTRHLAVRQTRVIALPKPSEHERTQWYFQRYVAHLPSAGELVIFNRSWYNRAGVEVVNGFSTPEQQERFLEDVPGFEAMLVGDGIRLVKLWLDISRGEQADRLASRRDDPLKALKISALDAVAQDKWDDYTVARDTMLTRTSTPQAPWVCVRADHKKRARRAIIQHLLRELAPAKVSGEVAAPERDTLFAFEASAIGDGRLER, from the coding sequence TTGAGCAAGGATCACGCCGAGGAGGATCACGACCTTCAGGTCGCGCTCGTCCGCTACCAGCAATGGGCGGCGGAGAGCGGCGAGCGTGCCGTCGTCGTACTCGAAGGACGCGACACGGCGGGCAAGGACGGCACGATCCGCACCCTCACCCGCCATCTCGCGGTGCGCCAAACGCGCGTCATTGCGCTGCCCAAGCCGAGCGAGCACGAGCGGACGCAATGGTATTTCCAGCGCTACGTCGCGCATCTGCCCTCGGCGGGCGAGCTCGTGATCTTCAACCGCAGCTGGTACAATCGTGCCGGTGTCGAGGTGGTCAACGGCTTCTCGACGCCCGAGCAGCAGGAACGCTTCCTTGAGGACGTGCCCGGGTTCGAGGCGATGCTGGTCGGCGACGGCATCAGGCTCGTGAAGCTGTGGCTCGACATTTCGCGGGGCGAGCAGGCCGATCGGCTCGCGTCGCGGCGTGACGATCCGCTCAAGGCGCTCAAGATCTCCGCGCTCGATGCCGTCGCGCAGGACAAGTGGGACGACTACACCGTCGCGCGTGACACGATGCTGACGCGGACGAGCACGCCGCAGGCGCCGTGGGTGTGCGTGCGCGCCGATCACAAGAAGCGCGCGCGACGTGCGATCATTCAGCACCTGCTTCGCGAGCTTGCCCCCGCCAAGGTCAGCGGTGAGGTCGCCGCACCCGAACGCGATACGCTGTTCGCGTTCGAGGC
- a CDS encoding ABC-F family ATP-binding cassette domain-containing protein, with the protein MLTINGITVRLGGRAILDGASASLPPGSRVGLIGRNGAGKSTMVKVIAGQIEPDGGSIDMPRGARIGYIAQEAPAGDATPFDTVLAADTERARLMEQSETEADPEKLGDIYERLIAIDAYTAPARASQILLGLGFDDDAQNRPLDSFSGGWKMRVALAALLFSQPDLLLLDEPSNHLDLEAVMWLEDFLRAYRATIVVVSHERDFLNNVVDHILHLQGGKTTLYAGGYDSFERQRAERMAQLAAAKANQDAQRAKLQDYVARNSARASTAKQAQSRAKMLAKMQPIAELANDPTLSFGFPDPEPLRPPLVTLDHASVGYGDTPILRKLNLRMDPDDRIALLGRNGNGKTTFARLIAAQLTPMEGGMAATGRMRVGYFTQYQVEELEADDTPLAHMTRVMKGATPAAVRAQLGRFGFSGDRATAKVGKMSGGEKARLALALITREAPHLLILDEPTNHLDVDAREALVQALNDYKGAVLIVSHDRHMVELTADRLVLVDDGTAREFDGSLDDYVALVLAKEPKGEGKAARKEAAKDRKAAAEKRESEKAWRKVAKEMEGEIASLNADRSAIERAMFDPASASGALAKLAMGDLMKRRSALTERIEAAEARWLEATAALEEA; encoded by the coding sequence ATGCTTACGATCAACGGCATCACCGTGCGCCTAGGCGGGCGCGCGATCCTCGACGGCGCGTCGGCCTCGCTGCCGCCGGGCAGCCGCGTCGGGCTGATCGGCCGCAATGGCGCGGGCAAGTCGACGATGGTTAAGGTCATCGCCGGCCAGATCGAGCCCGACGGCGGGTCGATCGACATGCCGCGCGGCGCGCGCATCGGCTATATCGCGCAGGAGGCGCCGGCTGGCGATGCGACCCCGTTCGACACCGTGCTCGCCGCGGATACCGAACGCGCGCGCCTGATGGAGCAGAGCGAGACCGAGGCAGATCCCGAAAAGCTCGGCGACATCTACGAGCGACTGATCGCGATCGACGCCTATACCGCGCCCGCCCGCGCGTCGCAGATCCTACTCGGCCTCGGGTTCGACGACGACGCGCAGAACCGTCCGCTCGACAGTTTCTCGGGCGGCTGGAAGATGCGCGTCGCGCTTGCCGCGCTACTGTTTTCGCAGCCCGATCTGCTGCTGCTCGACGAACCGTCGAACCACCTCGATCTCGAAGCGGTAATGTGGCTGGAGGATTTCCTGCGTGCGTACCGGGCGACGATCGTCGTCGTCAGCCACGAGCGTGATTTCCTCAACAACGTCGTCGATCACATCCTGCACCTGCAGGGCGGCAAGACGACGCTCTACGCCGGCGGCTATGATTCGTTCGAGCGCCAGCGCGCCGAGCGGATGGCGCAGCTCGCCGCCGCCAAGGCGAACCAGGACGCGCAGCGCGCCAAGCTGCAGGACTACGTCGCGCGCAACTCGGCGCGCGCATCGACCGCCAAGCAGGCGCAGAGCCGCGCCAAGATGCTCGCCAAGATGCAGCCGATCGCGGAGCTCGCCAACGATCCCACGCTGTCGTTCGGCTTTCCCGATCCCGAACCGCTGCGCCCGCCGCTCGTCACGCTGGATCACGCCAGCGTCGGCTACGGCGACACGCCGATCCTGCGCAAGCTCAACCTGCGAATGGATCCCGACGATCGCATCGCGCTGCTCGGCCGCAACGGCAACGGCAAGACGACGTTCGCGCGGCTGATCGCGGCGCAGCTCACTCCGATGGAAGGCGGCATGGCGGCGACCGGCCGGATGCGCGTCGGCTATTTCACGCAATATCAGGTCGAGGAGCTCGAGGCGGACGATACCCCGCTCGCGCACATGACGCGGGTGATGAAGGGCGCCACCCCCGCCGCAGTGCGCGCGCAGCTCGGCCGCTTCGGCTTCTCGGGCGATCGCGCGACCGCCAAGGTCGGCAAAATGTCGGGCGGGGAGAAGGCGCGGCTCGCGCTCGCGCTAATCACGCGCGAGGCGCCGCACCTCCTGATCCTCGACGAGCCGACCAACCACCTCGACGTCGACGCGCGCGAGGCGCTGGTCCAGGCGCTCAACGACTATAAGGGCGCGGTGCTGATCGTCAGCCACGATCGCCACATGGTCGAGCTGACCGCCGATCGCCTGGTGCTGGTCGACGACGGCACGGCGCGCGAGTTCGACGGCAGCCTCGACGATTATGTCGCGCTGGTCCTCGCCAAGGAGCCGAAGGGCGAAGGCAAGGCGGCACGCAAGGAAGCCGCCAAGGATCGCAAGGCCGCCGCCGAGAAGCGCGAGAGCGAGAAGGCGTGGCGCAAGGTCGCCAAGGAGATGGAGGGTGAGATTGCCTCGCTCAACGCCGATCGCTCGGCGATCGAGCGCGCGATGTTCGATCCCGCCAGCGCCAGCGGCGCGCTCGCCAAGCTGGCGATGGGTGATCTCATGAAGCGCCGCTCTGCGCTGACCGAGCGGATCGAGGCCGCCGAGGCGCGCTGGCTGGAGGCGACCGCAGCGCTCGAGGAAGCCTGA
- a CDS encoding YdcH family protein, with the protein MQTAHLSALEAKHAVLDQRIAAENHRPHPDDLLIADLKKQKLRLKEEIAAAH; encoded by the coding sequence ATGCAGACCGCGCATCTTTCGGCACTCGAAGCCAAGCATGCCGTGCTCGATCAGCGCATCGCGGCCGAGAATCACCGGCCGCATCCCGACGACCTGCTGATCGCGGACCTCAAGAAGCAGAAGCTGCGCCTGAAGGAGGAGATCGCCGCGGCGCACTGA